The Brassica rapa cultivar Chiifu-401-42 chromosome A10, CAAS_Brap_v3.01, whole genome shotgun sequence genome segment aaaaaaaagattaaaagtgGTCTTTGTCGttaatgaaaattatatcttGAGCGCacaaatgtttttaaattttttctaatgaacaaatatttgtttcttataattggtaatatatatttttgacatTTACCTATGTTTAGTAATGgtttaatatgacatttataaacacaataatttatagtttatattgactaattttattttaacattttttgaaCCGTCAAATTTATCACCCAAAATTCTTATCATTATATGCATGGATCTCAGACCAAGTTCAGAACAATTGAACTTCACTTTGAGTAGGAAAGTATTTTAATCATGTATGCATTGTTCTTAGTTACACAAGAAGAAATTGATCTAACTTTTTGTTTTCTGGTGATTAACTATTAAGATAAACATGTTTTAACCAATCTgttaaccaataaaaaaaactctttgtTAACTATTTTGAACTGTTAACAAATAACAAAACTCTTTGTTAACTTTTTGAATTATTGTCATATCTTGAAGATAATACAATCAAATCTTCCGAAttataatatgattaacatcTAAATAAACATTgtcaaaatatatgataataataactaaataaaatatttaggaTGAGTGAAAAATGGAAACTAAAAGTTGcaataaattgttttaaaataggTAAGTTATGTTTTGTACTTCAATTTTAGTAAGATAAATTTAATCCAAAGGTAAACTGCCGAATTTTGGCTAAGATCTAGACAAACGAATTATAGAAAgagttaaaaatataagaaactgcTGATTACACATTTTACCCTTATTAGATCATAGTAAAAAACAATTGTTCATTTTCTTTACTATTTAGACAATCAAAACCAGTATTTTAAGTCAAtgtatgaaataaaataaaataatatttcaatattatattattgtaaaaaatatctaaatattaaTACCTGTATTTCTaatagttttcatatttttgaaattttaaatattataaaactattttttttcattacaaAAGGATAATACATGTCTAATATGGCCTAAAAGTGTAAAGTCATATTAGGACAATTTAAAGTTTAATATGTCCTATTTTACTAATTCTTTCAAATTTTAActatgcttttattttttttgggaaattgGAAAAATAGACCAAAATGAGATTGTATTTGTCTCTTTATACTTTTGTATTAATTGGTCAGTTTTGGACATGATTACtctcaaaataacaaaacaaattattattattatatatatatatatatatataccagaaaatttgaaaatacacTAATACAATCACAATTTCTTTTACATGTTTTGCTATACAAAAattgagttaaaaaaatagatatgtTGATCTATATTTTCtagaatatatattataacccTTTTTACAAAGAGAAATATATGTTCTAACTTATCTtctactttaaaaataaaaatttgtattgTAAAATCTTCTCAATAATAtatctaaatataaaatatgtatggCTCTATTCTAACTaaaaagttttgttatttttaacaCACAATGTATATTGTAGGGTTTTTACTTAATTGTAGAAAAATctagaaaatgtaaaattttgttcTATCTTTTACTTTATCATTTATTTGTAGATAAAACAGCTAGATTTTACATGTATATTATGTTCTAGACAAGTTAGAATTTGTATTCCAACCTTATGTCAGCAGTCTATCTTCTTAATATAAATTCTATGTTTCAGTTATTTTATGTTCTTAAAGCTGGAGCAAATTTGGTAAGCAATCctaactaatttatttaaactaataGTGTTCTTGATGTTGAATTACAATGAATTATGTTGCATtcagctttttttttatttaacgaAGTTATATCGGGAAGTCATTGTGAATCCATGGGAATATAAAAGAATTCTGACATATGAAGATGAGGATGGTGACTGAACGTGATGGAATCACCGACAAAAGAAGGAAAACGGTTGAAAGATGATGGTGGTTTAGGTTTTCGGGATTTTGGTTGGTTTAACCAAGCTCTTcttgcaaaacattttttctgAATTATACACCAACCACATAGTTctttgaagatgaagaagagatgtCAAAAGGGCTTCTTACTTCCCAAACATATCCTCATATCTCATAAACTATCAATTTCATAAGAAAAGACATATACATATCAAATTGAATAATCAAAAGATACAAAAGAATGAAACTAGTGACGATTGGTTTTTGGGTTAATGAGAAGAAGCATCGAACCAGCATTTGAAAGAGGTGATAAAAATAATCGACGACATGAGGATAATAAGAATGGTTGGAAATAATGGGTCGAAATCTCCGGAGAGTTCGCCAGAATCACCGATACATGCTCCAAACGCGTACTTTATGTGttgtattaataaattaaatactatATGCATATTTAATCATGTAATGTTAATCTACtatttattaataaacatgGACTGGAGAAAAAGTTtcgtataaaaaaaatcaatagtttattggaacaaaataatatataggagacaAAGAAAATTTATGTTCAATCCAACCAGGGCCGGCTTAGGGCAAAGGAGCGTGAGCTTTGGAGTCTAAACGTTTTTTAgcaaaaatgatattaaaaaaaatccaaattttttaaaattaattagagATGGGGGCTCAAAATTTTTAACTTGTCAATAGATACGTgtagaaaaaaactaaaaaatttttttttgcccaAGAATCAATTAATACTTTGAACCGGCCCTGTGTCCAACCAAGGTTCCTCCACttcgaaaataatattttcttattgatatatatatattattcaaaatatCCCGATCctggttttatgtttttttaattttctttgagcatctccaaaaataaactctattttgaagtttccaaaattctatatttgaagtttaaaagtgtttttctccaaaagcaaaacttcaaacttaacttcaaaactatttgtattttataatatggtccttatatttgtcataactaatttgaattcataaaacttttgtaaataactagcacatatataaatatattacaacaatattaattaataatattatattaaaatataatattttaaacacaataacttaattaatattaaacttcaagcaaaataccatattatttcataaagtgattttcgtaatgcatatatgatatactaatgcatttcgaagtaaaaatAACTCTCCTCATTTTTAATCTGTAGATTAGAGATAACAAAATTGTTCAAATCGGGagctattaatacttgtaaatacattatatcagaacaagaaagtaaaagagaaacataaaatattgctagTAGAATAACTTTtatcgatgatattaatactcctgaatatattcaatatgaacaagaaagaattgtacgaaaagacattatcaacaacaacaatcatcttcaattacacaaaaacaaattggacaatatttgaaattttgaaggttccggatcaaacttacctgactattagtgttgtagtaatatttaaatttgtgtaatattatgtcttcatgtaattttttaaaactttttttgttaagttatttatgtatatttttgttatctaaatctagttttaaatattttaaatcttcttttaaaattttatttaattttatgtgtaaactttaattttgtaaacaaaacttaaaatatttatgagatataatttttataaagattaaaataataaacaagaaaatatttatatgaattataaatgtgatgtgtaataGTAGAGAGatcaaaatacaaataaaaatatgaaatttcaaatttgaagttttgaaaagtgaaatttcaaatatagagtttttttttggtgagcaaaaaacttcatatttgaaattatagagGATTTTTTGGGATGCTTTTAAGAGATTAAATTTTCATCTAAACAATAAAGACAAATTTGAATATCTAGGATGGTGAGCAGATATTATCCAACAAAAGTCAAAGATATTGTCCTCGGAATAACAATTTGGTAAACAATGAAAAAGAATCCAAAACAAATGATAGTCGTCCTACTAGAGTTTTTCACTCTCGCGCCGTTCCTCCCCATCTCTGAACCCGACTCTCGGCTTGCTCAGCCTACAGAATTCAAAGTTAATGAAATGATCAAACCACAACACAAAGGTGGAACATAAAGAGGATATAGAGACCAGATAAGATACCTCTTTGTTCCAATTAGTGTAGTAGATTATTCCAATCAATATAAGTGTCTGTAAGCAGATTCCAGCTACCATACCTCCCCATATTCCCTACAATTTGACAAATGAATTAGCACCAAAATGGAAAAGAACAATGCAAATACGAACTGCTTAAAAATCGGTTAGACTAACCTGAACTCCGAGGTTTAATGTGAATCCCAGAACAAGACCAGCAGGAAGTCCAATAATGTAATAACACGCAAGGTTCACGTATGCCACTAGACTCTGCCACCCAGCTCCAACAGCAACACCTAAAAACACATGTCCCAAAAGTAACCACGACTCATTGTTTCCTGATCCTAATATTGGGTTTTGATTTTCTTATTTAGTTATATTGCCACCACTCATTATGAGGTACCTACCTGACAAGACAGGCTGGAGGCTGTTCAAAAGGACAGTGAAGGCCAACAAGACAGCTATTCTCGTGGTTTCCGCTGCCACAGCTTCGCTAGAAGTGAAAAGATGAGGGAAGCTATCTTTTGTGGCTAAGACAACAATCATACACACAACCCCGATAAGGGTTGATGTTATGGAGACAACTATGACTGCGAATTTTGCTAGATATGCGTTTCCCGCACCCAGCTCATTCGAAACCCTCACACTGATAACACCAATAAGAGTTTTAATTATCTTTTCTTATGTGATTATaaaatgtaacaaaaaaatgttagtaATCTTACCTTATAGCAGCGTTAAACCCGATTGAAATCATTGCTGTCCAACCTTCTATGTTCATGCTGTGAAAGACCAAAACatttcaaaacatattttcactagaaaaaaataaacagaCACCATCACAAATCGGTTTACCAAATGGAAATGGCATCGACTGGTATCAATGGATTAGGAAGAAGACCCGTGACaacgaccagaaccatcaagtaCCAAAACTCCAAACTGCAGAATACAAACAACAAACCGGTCATACTAATCGAAATCGTGACTtgcataatttaaaaaaaaaaatggaatgtaAGAAAAGTTGGTACCAGAGCATGACAGCAGAAGCTAAAGATAGTTTGACAAATCCATAGAGGTCACGAAACGCAAGCCAAGAAAATCCACTCCACGCACCGTCTGATTTGGTGATTAAGATATACAAAAGTTGACCGATAACAACAAGCCACCATGAGGTATTGAGGGTGATGGCTGCTCCTACAAGCCCCCACTTAAAGTGAATGATGAATAGCCAGCTAAAGACTGCGTGGATAATCAGAACCACCCCGGAGATCCAAGCCATCACAAGCACTTTCCCCTGAGACTGTAAGAATTTCTGTATTGGGAAGTTGGCTGAATATGCAAATAACTGTGGAATCATCCACAGTGCAAATTTCCctgcaaaatttaaaattggaaACGTTAGCATGCATATTTTTGAACGTGACATAAGACTTTCTTGGGCAAAAAAGGTGTAGTAGGACGATACCTGCGGCTTTAGAGATGTGAGGAGCCTCGCCGAAGAAGGAAAGAATGGGAGGAGCCCAAATGTAGACGGGAAGTAAACATAAAGCAGTGGTAAAAAGAATGACCCAAGAACGTTGCATATATATTCCGAGCATCCTAAGCTGCCCGGCTCCATATGCTTGTCCGCACAACGTCTCCAATGCACTTCCCATTCCCAACTACAGACATTTTCCATCACCACAATATAATTTTCCTATGTTCTTTGCAAGTATTCCTTCATCTTTTAGATATATTCATAGGAAAATTACTATGAGACTATGAAATATCTATCGGAACCTAGAATAAAGATCCCATGCGATTCGCTAGCTTTCTCAAACTGTTTCAGCTCTTGCATTTTTGGTCAACTATGATGTCATTGCTACTGGTTTATAAGTTATAACAGGTAGTTTAACTTGGTTTATGTGCTAAAGTTCTAGAATGTTATAATTATTTCTagaatttaaaatgaatcacaATTAGTAGTTATTTTAAAGATTGTATTCTAGCCTACGTTAAACCTGATATAGACCCAAACCTATAAAACATGCCCTCTCTAGTTATTTTGACTTTAGGATAGGAAAACAAATTAAGGTACAGTTTTTCAGGATTCGTCAAGGTTACTTTTAGAGCCACATATAGCACAaaagttagattaaaaaaaagaagttacaTTTTTACACCTTTAGAATTCTGCAttgatatatcttattttattttggatctGGAACACAGTGTTAAATTCGCAAATAGTATTATACATGCATGGTAAAGATTGTAAGAAACAGTCAAATTTGTTTtggatttattttaatttgagaaatgaaaacacACATCTCTAATGTTCAGGGCATCTTCATCTCTCCTCTATTTTTTTCctataaaatagagtaaaagtgaatatagaATAAGGAATGTTCCAacccaacttcatatctcacactataatgaaatttactccatgAATGGAGTAATCtagtttttgtttgttcatcatgGAATAGGGTTGAAgcaattttactctattttatagaaaaaaatgaagttttacgttggagatgctcttagcaaCCTCCAAATTGTATATAAGTCATTGCTGTGTTTTACACTCgatatcatcttttttttttataatgctaATATAATAGAAGAAATAACTAAAAGTATTGAGATAGAAGTTTAAGTGATATTATATGAAATGAAGAATTTACTaaatgatatcgaaagatataaaattattatattttggtgACAGGCTGCTGCAATATTGGAAGTTTATGTATAAAGTCAATAAACCAAATAACAAGTGGAAACGAGGAGTGAAACGTGGCTAGTAGTGGACGAGGGAAAAATTACTGACTAACGTGTCCTACACTCTGTCACTCTTAAATAAGGCGTAGCTGAAGTTTCCATTTCAATTATGTTTggacttttaaaacaaaatgttCAATAACACAAAATAAAATGCATTTGAAACATGTTACACTacctaaactttttttttcaaatcccTTCTACTTTTTTGTTCTTTCCCCATCAAATTCCGTTTTATTCAATTTGGAAACCAAATAGGAACAAGTAATTTATTCAGGGAAATTCTTGTTCTTGATAAGTATCATTTTTTGGGTAAAAAAGtattatttcataaattaacaaaaaaatgaaatggaGTAAATCTGGATTTTTCATTCCTGCCCTGTTCCGGTTATACTTTTAtggaatataaaaattattaatagtaTACTGTGTCGGTTAACAGttcttcattaaaaaaaaacaattcttcTCTAGTACTAGTTGATGATCTTCTCAATTAACCGTGCAAAACTCGTGTGTAATTGCAATGTATGAGCCTATGAGGAGatctattttgtaattattgCACGTAAGAATCCTTTCTTTTGAGTTGATCAACAATGTTCTCAATGAACCTGGTTGTGACTAATTTCTTTTAATGTTAGATTTGGATTAACTTACTCCCACTATTACTTGGCCAAATCACTTTAAATGTTCCTTTTTGCGACTAATTTAGTTCGGCATCAACGGCTAATTTGGCCGAACTAACTTTCTTTAGTCGACAAACTGACATTTATTTTCATGCAGAATCATGTGActgattatataatattaaaatgtacgGGGGATATCTACTTTGTATCTAACGAACATTAAATAAAATCCCTAAGAATAATGGTTTTTCATTGCGTGGCCTTTATTGGAACACaacatataattcaaaaatagaCACGTGTGAAAGATGACGCACCATGACACCGAAGGCGAGACCGGATATAACGGAATTCTCCACGGAGACGGCGGCGAGCTCTAGTTCACCGATGCGGCCGGAGAAAGTCTGAGTGAGTGCACCGAGAGAGTATTGACTTATGGCTGTGAAGATGGCCGGTCCGGC includes the following:
- the LOC103843908 gene encoding protein DETOXIFICATION 33, whose product is MGKDKTLPLLDPREPPELTETKPASKVWAKEFRQESKRLWELAGPAIFTAISQYSLGALTQTFSGRIGELELAAVSVENSVISGLAFGVMLGMGSALETLCGQAYGAGQLRMLGIYMQRSWVILFTTALCLLPVYIWAPPILSFFGEAPHISKAAGKFALWMIPQLFAYSANFPIQKFLQSQGKVLVMAWISGVVLIIHAVFSWLFIIHFKWGLVGAAITLNTSWWLVVIGQLLYILITKSDGAWSGFSWLAFRDLYGFVKLSLASAVMLCLEFWYLMVLVVVTGLLPNPLIPVDAISICMNIEGWTAMISIGFNAAISVRVSNELGAGNAYLAKFAVIVVSITSTLIGVVCMIVVLATKDSFPHLFTSSEAVAAETTRIAVLLAFTVLLNSLQPVLSGVAVGAGWQSLVAYVNLACYYIIGLPAGLVLGFTLNLGVQGIWGGMVAGICLQTLILIGIIYYTNWNKEAEQAESRVQRWGGTARE